One segment of Trichlorobacter ammonificans DNA contains the following:
- the lptM gene encoding LPS translocon maturation chaperone LptM has protein sequence MTGTRAVLYLVGALLLSGCGKKGPLVYPDQLLPGPPPAVVLEQTGAQLRLAVTVPSRDRRDRPLSEPVTSLVILRKISCAQCPEDFREVQRFAVTRPASAERVAWIDTDVRPGVFYQYRVTSLQRNGDAGTALDTPAVALQPIPMTPTVQALPAFGSVVSITLVADVPAGTARIGFRLYRAAVGADTDFSPVGPLISADRYVDQAVRRDTAYRYAARQVVRHLSSGLYLESELSAPVTVTVRDAPP, from the coding sequence ATGACCGGAACGCGGGCTGTCCTGTACCTTGTCGGCGCTCTGCTGCTTTCCGGGTGCGGCAAAAAAGGGCCGCTGGTATATCCTGACCAACTGTTGCCGGGACCGCCTCCGGCCGTTGTTCTGGAGCAAACCGGCGCACAGCTTCGCCTTGCGGTAACGGTGCCGTCGCGGGACCGGCGGGACCGCCCGCTCAGCGAGCCGGTGACCTCACTTGTCATTCTGAGAAAGATATCCTGCGCCCAGTGCCCGGAAGATTTCCGGGAGGTGCAGCGTTTTGCCGTCACCCGGCCCGCCTCTGCTGAACGGGTCGCCTGGATCGACACCGATGTCCGGCCGGGTGTTTTCTACCAGTACCGTGTGACCTCCCTGCAACGAAATGGCGATGCCGGAACCGCCCTCGACACACCGGCGGTTGCGCTCCAGCCGATACCGATGACGCCGACGGTACAGGCGCTCCCCGCGTTCGGCAGTGTAGTTTCCATTACCCTGGTTGCAGACGTCCCGGCCGGTACCGCACGGATCGGGTTCCGGTTGTACCGCGCGGCGGTTGGTGCGGACACGGATTTTTCGCCCGTCGGCCCACTGATTTCCGCGGACAGGTATGTTGATCAGGCGGTGCGGCGTGACACGGCGTATCGTTATGCCGCGCGACAGGTGGTACGTCACCTCTCCAGCGGCCTCTACCTGGAAAGCGAACTGTCGGCGCCCGTCACGGTCACCGTGCGTGACGCCCCGCCGTAA
- a CDS encoding NUDIX domain-containing protein, whose product MTKPQYKKEHIVTSVVAVIVDEQERVLLTKRSIRPFLGMWVMPGGTINLGEPILRALQREVDEEVGLDVEVGDLIDVFEHVTPGEDTCHYIILFYRCRPLQSTVTYNPQEVLEAAWVPRHELVRYQMPEGTRHILGKLFPELTAAAPG is encoded by the coding sequence TTGACCAAGCCTCAGTACAAAAAGGAACATATCGTCACCTCGGTGGTGGCGGTCATTGTCGATGAACAGGAACGGGTGCTCCTGACCAAGCGGAGCATCCGTCCTTTTCTCGGCATGTGGGTCATGCCGGGGGGTACCATCAACCTGGGCGAACCGATTCTGAGGGCGTTACAGCGTGAGGTGGATGAAGAAGTGGGGCTTGACGTCGAGGTTGGTGACCTGATCGATGTATTCGAGCATGTTACTCCGGGCGAGGACACCTGTCATTACATCATCCTTTTTTATCGCTGCCGTCCGCTGCAGAGCACGGTGACGTACAACCCGCAGGAGGTTCTGGAGGCAGCCTGGGTACCGCGCCATGAACTGGTACGCTACCAGATGCCGGAGGGAACCCGCCACATCCTGGGTAAACTGTTTCCGGAGCTGACTGCAGCAGCGCCGGGGTGA
- the hemL gene encoding glutamate-1-semialdehyde 2,1-aminomutase, with protein sequence MEHTRSEQLFQQASQVIPGGVNSPVRAFKSVGTTPCFIKKASGSRIFDEDGNSYIDYVGSWGPMILGHCHPQVVQAVTAALESGSSFGAPTELEITLARMVIDAVPSIEMVRMVSSGTEATMSAIRLARGYTGRDKILKFSGCYHGHADALLVKAGSGAATFGVPDSPGVPADFAKHTLTAEYNSLESVKALVAENREQVACIILEPIAGNMGTVPPREGFLEGLRELCTNEGIILIFDEVMSGFRVAYGGAQEVYGVTPDMTTLGKIIGGGLPVGAFGGKREIMEKLSPSGGVYQAGTLSGNPLAMTAGIATLTLLQQPGFYQQLEEKSARLADGIARAARDAGYPIYSTRVGSMFCAFFTAGDVHDWPTAAACDTRAFATYFRAMLAEGVYLAPSQFETAFMSQAHTDTDIEATIAAARKSFKLIA encoded by the coding sequence ATGGAACATACCCGCTCGGAACAGCTCTTTCAGCAGGCAAGCCAGGTCATTCCCGGTGGTGTCAACAGCCCGGTGAGGGCGTTCAAGTCGGTGGGAACAACCCCCTGCTTCATCAAGAAAGCCAGCGGCAGCCGGATTTTTGACGAAGACGGTAACAGCTACATTGACTACGTTGGCTCTTGGGGGCCGATGATTCTGGGGCACTGTCACCCCCAGGTAGTGCAGGCGGTCACCGCTGCCCTTGAAAGCGGTTCGAGTTTCGGTGCTCCCACGGAGCTTGAGATTACGCTGGCCCGTATGGTGATTGATGCGGTCCCCTCCATCGAGATGGTACGGATGGTCAGTTCCGGCACCGAGGCCACCATGAGCGCCATCCGCTTGGCCCGGGGCTACACCGGACGGGATAAGATTCTCAAATTTTCCGGCTGCTATCATGGTCACGCCGATGCGCTGCTGGTGAAAGCCGGTTCCGGTGCCGCAACCTTTGGTGTCCCCGATTCCCCCGGTGTGCCCGCCGATTTCGCCAAGCATACACTGACCGCCGAGTATAACAGCCTTGAGTCGGTCAAGGCGTTGGTGGCGGAAAACCGCGAGCAGGTCGCCTGCATCATTCTGGAGCCGATTGCCGGCAACATGGGCACCGTACCGCCGCGTGAGGGGTTCCTGGAAGGGTTGCGCGAGCTTTGCACCAATGAGGGAATCATTCTGATTTTCGACGAGGTGATGTCCGGTTTCCGGGTTGCCTACGGCGGCGCCCAGGAGGTCTACGGCGTGACGCCGGACATGACCACCCTGGGCAAGATCATTGGCGGCGGACTGCCGGTGGGGGCCTTCGGCGGCAAGCGCGAAATCATGGAGAAGTTGTCTCCCTCCGGCGGGGTCTATCAGGCAGGTACCCTGTCCGGCAACCCCCTGGCCATGACTGCCGGCATTGCCACCCTCACGCTGTTGCAGCAGCCGGGGTTCTATCAGCAGCTTGAAGAAAAGAGCGCTCGTCTGGCCGATGGCATCGCCCGGGCGGCGCGGGATGCCGGCTATCCGATCTACAGCACCCGGGTCGGCAGCATGTTCTGCGCCTTCTTCACGGCAGGCGACGTTCATGACTGGCCCACCGCCGCCGCCTGTGATACCAGGGCCTTTGCCACCTATTTCCGGGCCATGCTGGCTGAGGGGGTCTACCTGGCGCCGTCGCAGTTTGAGACCGCATTCATGTCCCAGGCGCACACTGATACCGACATAGAGGCGACCATTGCTGCTGCCCGGAAAAGTTTCAAGCTGATCGCCTGA
- the argF gene encoding ornithine carbamoyltransferase has translation MMRHFLRLQDFSKQELDDLLALAADLKARQKAGIEHHLLKGKTLAMIFEKASTRTRISFEVGMFQLGGHGLFISSGNSQMGRGEPIRDTARVLARYCDGVMIRTFGQEIVDEFALFSNVPVINGLTDRYHPCQIMADLQTVIEQKGRYSGLKFAWVGDGNNMANTWIEAAAILGFDLALACPHGYEPDPGVLAWARSRNTGAITLTTDPREAVRGADVINTDVWASMGQEAEQKQREQAFQGYCVNDDLLSDAAGDCIVLHCLPAHRGEEISNDVIEGRHSVVWDEAENRLHIQKAIMATLMGGAK, from the coding sequence ATGATGCGCCATTTTCTGCGCCTGCAGGACTTCTCCAAACAGGAACTCGACGATCTGCTGGCCCTGGCGGCCGACCTGAAGGCCCGCCAGAAGGCAGGGATCGAACATCACCTGCTCAAGGGAAAAACCCTGGCAATGATCTTTGAAAAAGCCTCCACCCGTACCCGGATCTCCTTTGAGGTGGGGATGTTTCAGCTGGGGGGCCATGGCCTGTTCATCTCCTCCGGCAACTCCCAGATGGGGCGCGGCGAGCCGATTCGCGATACGGCCCGGGTGCTGGCCCGCTACTGCGACGGCGTGATGATCCGCACCTTTGGCCAGGAGATCGTGGACGAATTCGCCTTGTTCAGCAACGTGCCGGTGATCAACGGCCTGACCGACCGCTACCATCCCTGCCAGATCATGGCCGATCTGCAGACCGTCATCGAGCAGAAGGGACGATACAGCGGCCTGAAGTTCGCCTGGGTCGGCGACGGCAACAACATGGCCAACACCTGGATCGAGGCCGCCGCCATCCTGGGCTTTGACCTGGCCCTCGCCTGTCCCCACGGGTACGAGCCGGATCCCGGTGTTCTGGCATGGGCGCGTTCCCGGAACACCGGCGCCATCACACTGACCACCGATCCCCGCGAGGCGGTACGGGGTGCCGATGTCATCAACACTGATGTCTGGGCCAGCATGGGACAGGAAGCGGAGCAGAAACAACGCGAGCAGGCATTTCAGGGGTACTGCGTGAACGATGACCTGCTGAGCGATGCCGCAGGGGACTGTATCGTCCTGCACTGCCTGCCGGCCCACCGCGGCGAGGAGATCAGCAACGACGTAATTGAAGGACGCCACTCGGTGGTCTGGGATGAAGCGGAAAACCGCCTGCACATCCAGAAGGCGATCATGGCGACCCTGATGGGTGGGGCGAAGTGA
- a CDS encoding nucleotidyl transferase AbiEii/AbiGii toxin family protein, producing MISFLDLFAALNDNDVRYLVAGGWAVNLYGVERATGDLDLVVYLEQRNLEKFIDVVTRFGFRPRVPVAAIEFADAEKRRAWRVEKGMMVFSFHDPHNPFVLLDAFIEIPFDFETVYAERSRIQTGRVEIPVVPLETLIMMKQQAGRPQDLADIHYLRKIQEGTQ from the coding sequence GTGATCTCGTTTCTCGATCTGTTTGCCGCCCTGAACGACAATGATGTGCGATATCTCGTTGCCGGCGGGTGGGCCGTCAACCTCTACGGAGTTGAGCGGGCCACCGGTGATCTGGATCTGGTTGTCTATCTGGAGCAGCGAAACCTTGAGAAATTCATCGATGTTGTGACACGCTTTGGTTTCAGGCCGCGCGTGCCGGTTGCCGCGATTGAGTTTGCTGACGCCGAGAAACGGCGAGCGTGGCGTGTCGAAAAGGGAATGATGGTATTCAGTTTTCACGACCCGCACAACCCCTTTGTGCTGCTTGATGCTTTTATTGAAATTCCCTTTGATTTTGAAACGGTCTATGCCGAGCGCTCACGCATACAGACCGGCAGGGTCGAGATTCCGGTGGTGCCTCTGGAGACCCTGATCATGATGAAGCAGCAGGCCGGTCGGCCGCAGGATCTTGCTGATATTCACTACCTGCGGAAGATCCAGGAGGGCACGCAATGA
- a CDS encoding argininosuccinate synthase — protein MAKPKLDAQKIVLAYSGGLDTSIILKWLKNEYGAEIVAFSADLGQGDELAPVREKALKTGASTVYIDDLREEFVRDFVYPMFRANAIYEGHYLLGTSIARPLIAKRQMEIAKLEGCDAVSHGATGKGNDQVRFELAYYHFDPSITVIAPWREWKLNSRKALIAYAKKNDIPIPVTKKRPWSSDRNLLHISFEGGILEDTWAEAPEEMYVLTCKPEKAPNKPQYVEIEFENGNAVAVDGVRMTPAQLLAHLNTIGGVHGIGRVDLLENRSVGMKSRGVYETPGGTILREAHSAVEQITMDREVMRIRDSLIPQYAWQVYAGYWFSPEREMLQALIDDSQKTVNGVARVKLYKGHCRTVGRKSETNSLFNLDFATFEKDKVYNQADAEGFIKINSLRLRIRSLMQGKK, from the coding sequence ATGGCAAAACCGAAGCTTGACGCACAAAAGATCGTACTGGCCTATTCCGGAGGCCTGGACACCTCCATTATCCTCAAGTGGCTAAAAAACGAGTATGGCGCCGAAATTGTTGCCTTTTCCGCCGATCTGGGCCAGGGCGACGAACTGGCACCGGTCCGCGAGAAGGCACTCAAGACCGGCGCCAGCACGGTCTATATTGACGACCTGCGTGAGGAGTTCGTCCGCGATTTTGTCTACCCGATGTTCCGGGCCAACGCCATTTACGAGGGTCACTATCTGCTGGGCACCTCCATCGCCCGGCCGCTGATCGCTAAGCGTCAGATGGAAATCGCCAAGCTGGAGGGGTGTGACGCCGTCTCCCACGGCGCCACCGGCAAGGGGAACGACCAGGTTCGTTTCGAGCTGGCTTACTACCACTTCGATCCATCCATCACGGTCATCGCTCCCTGGCGTGAATGGAAGCTGAACAGCCGCAAGGCCCTCATCGCCTACGCCAAAAAGAACGACATCCCGATTCCGGTCACCAAGAAGCGTCCCTGGTCCTCCGACCGGAACCTGCTGCATATCTCCTTTGAAGGCGGCATTCTTGAGGACACTTGGGCCGAGGCACCGGAAGAGATGTACGTGCTGACCTGCAAACCGGAAAAAGCTCCCAACAAGCCGCAGTACGTCGAGATCGAGTTCGAGAACGGCAATGCCGTGGCGGTTGACGGGGTACGGATGACCCCGGCCCAGCTGCTGGCCCACCTGAACACCATCGGCGGTGTCCACGGCATCGGCCGGGTGGACCTGCTGGAGAACCGCTCCGTGGGGATGAAGTCCCGCGGTGTCTATGAGACCCCCGGCGGCACCATCCTGCGGGAGGCCCACTCCGCAGTGGAGCAGATCACCATGGACCGCGAGGTGATGCGAATCCGCGACTCCCTGATTCCCCAGTACGCCTGGCAGGTGTACGCCGGCTACTGGTTCTCGCCGGAGCGTGAAATGCTGCAGGCCCTGATTGACGACTCCCAGAAGACCGTAAACGGCGTGGCCCGGGTCAAGCTGTACAAGGGGCACTGCCGTACCGTGGGCCGCAAGTCCGAGACCAACTCGCTGTTCAACCTGGATTTCGCCACCTTCGAGAAGGACAAGGTCTACAATCAGGCCGATGCCGAAGGGTTCATCAAGATCAACTCGCTGCGTCTGCGGATCCGCTCCCTGATGCAGGGCAAGAAATAG
- a CDS encoding AtpZ/AtpI family protein, producing the protein MKEFRDLFRNIGLVSSMGLSVVIAIAIGVWLGLTIDRWLGTAPWFFYLFMFIGIAAGFRNIHLIASRELRKSADDERS; encoded by the coding sequence GTGAAGGAATTCCGTGACCTTTTTCGCAATATCGGCCTGGTCTCCAGCATGGGCCTTTCGGTGGTTATCGCCATTGCCATCGGTGTCTGGCTGGGACTGACCATTGATCGCTGGCTGGGCACCGCACCCTGGTTCTTTTATCTGTTCATGTTTATCGGTATTGCGGCAGGTTTCAGAAACATCCATCTGATAGCCAGCAGAGAGCTACGGAAGTCGGCGGATGATGAGCGATCGTGA
- the argB gene encoding acetylglutamate kinase: protein MKHLIDKASTLMEALPYIRRFSGKTFVIKYGGHAMADERLKESFALDVIMLRSLGINTVIVHGGGPQINETLKRYGIVSEFVRGMRVTDAETMSVVEMVLVGQVNKEVVGYLNQHGGRAVGLSGKDGTLLLSRKLLQEITAEDGRLEQVDIGYVGDVVKVNTDLIRTLEQGGYLPVIAPVGVGPAGESYNINADLVAGRVAAALNAEKLILLTDTPGVLDRDKNLIPNICVADMHRLIREEAITGGMIPKVVCCADALHDGVKKAHIIDGRMEHAVLLEIFTDGGIGTEIVR from the coding sequence GTGAAGCATCTGATCGATAAAGCCAGCACCCTGATGGAGGCCCTCCCCTACATCCGCCGTTTTTCCGGCAAGACCTTCGTCATCAAATACGGCGGTCACGCCATGGCCGACGAACGGCTGAAGGAGTCCTTTGCCCTGGATGTGATCATGCTGCGCTCCCTGGGGATCAATACCGTGATTGTCCATGGCGGCGGCCCCCAGATCAACGAAACTCTGAAGCGTTACGGCATCGTCTCCGAGTTTGTCCGCGGCATGCGGGTCACCGATGCCGAAACCATGTCGGTGGTGGAGATGGTGCTGGTGGGACAGGTGAACAAGGAAGTGGTGGGCTACCTGAACCAGCACGGCGGACGGGCTGTAGGGCTCTCCGGCAAGGACGGCACCCTGCTGCTTTCCCGGAAGCTCCTGCAGGAAATTACCGCCGAGGACGGCAGGCTGGAGCAGGTGGATATCGGCTACGTGGGGGATGTGGTCAAGGTGAACACCGACCTGATCAGAACCCTGGAGCAGGGGGGCTACCTGCCGGTGATCGCACCGGTGGGAGTGGGCCCGGCCGGAGAAAGCTACAACATCAACGCCGACCTGGTGGCCGGCCGGGTGGCTGCGGCCCTGAATGCCGAAAAGCTGATCCTGCTCACCGACACCCCCGGTGTGCTGGATCGCGACAAGAACCTGATACCGAATATCTGCGTAGCGGACATGCACCGCCTGATTCGGGAAGAAGCCATCACCGGCGGCATGATTCCCAAGGTGGTCTGCTGCGCCGATGCCTTGCACGACGGCGTCAAAAAGGCCCATATCATTGACGGCAGAATGGAGCATGCCGTACTGCTGGAAATCTTCACCGATGGCGGCATCGGTACTGAAATCGTCAGGTAA
- a CDS encoding acetylornithine transaminase encodes MTNHQWVERSDRVIMKTYGRYPIVPVRGEGCRLWDADGKEYLDFLAGVAVNNLGHCHPKVVQAIQEQAARLIHCSNYYQIPQQIELAELLCAHSFADRVFFCNSGAEANEAAIKLARKYSRDTKGAERFEIITATDSFHGRTLATVSATGQEKIQRFFDPLLHGFTHVPFNDVAAIEAAIRPTTCAVMLEPIQGEGGVNVPDAAYLPAVRELCDRHGLLLILDEVQTGIGRTGTLFAHEQFGITPDIMTLAKALAGGAPIGAMLAREEVAAAFVPGTHGSTFGGNPLMTAAAIATLRTILEEGLLNRTEEIGEYLLGELDTLGKNYSFVREVRGIGLMIGMALTIPAGDIVKKGHERGLLLNVTHDTVLRFVPPLVVTKQEINRMIELLDGIFAEVAV; translated from the coding sequence ATGACCAATCACCAGTGGGTAGAACGGTCCGACCGTGTCATCATGAAGACCTACGGCCGGTACCCGATTGTGCCGGTACGGGGCGAGGGATGCCGGCTCTGGGATGCCGACGGCAAGGAATACCTGGATTTTCTGGCCGGCGTGGCGGTCAACAACCTGGGGCATTGTCATCCCAAGGTAGTGCAGGCGATCCAGGAACAGGCTGCGCGCCTTATCCATTGCTCGAACTATTACCAGATTCCGCAGCAGATCGAGCTGGCCGAACTGCTCTGCGCTCACTCCTTTGCCGACCGCGTTTTTTTCTGCAACTCGGGCGCAGAGGCCAACGAGGCGGCCATCAAGCTGGCCCGTAAATACAGTCGGGACACCAAGGGGGCGGAGCGGTTTGAAATCATCACTGCCACCGACTCGTTCCACGGCCGTACCTTGGCCACCGTGTCCGCCACCGGCCAGGAAAAGATCCAGCGCTTCTTCGATCCGCTCCTGCATGGCTTCACCCATGTGCCGTTCAACGATGTGGCTGCCATTGAAGCGGCCATCCGCCCCACCACCTGTGCGGTGATGCTGGAACCGATTCAGGGCGAAGGCGGGGTGAACGTGCCGGATGCGGCGTACCTGCCGGCGGTGCGCGAGTTGTGCGACCGGCATGGCCTGCTGCTGATCCTGGACGAAGTGCAGACCGGCATCGGCCGCACCGGCACCCTGTTTGCCCATGAGCAGTTCGGCATCACCCCCGACATCATGACCCTGGCCAAGGCGCTGGCCGGCGGCGCCCCCATCGGCGCCATGCTGGCCCGGGAGGAGGTCGCCGCCGCCTTTGTTCCCGGCACCCACGGCTCCACGTTTGGCGGCAACCCGCTGATGACCGCCGCCGCCATCGCCACGCTGCGGACCATTCTGGAGGAAGGACTGCTCAACCGGACCGAAGAGATCGGCGAATACCTGCTGGGAGAACTGGACACGCTGGGGAAGAACTATTCCTTTGTCCGGGAAGTGCGCGGCATTGGTCTCATGATCGGCATGGCTCTCACCATCCCGGCCGGAGATATCGTGAAAAAAGGCCACGAGCGGGGTCTGCTGCTGAACGTGACCCACGACACGGTGCTGCGCTTTGTGCCGCCGCTGGTGGTCACCAAACAGGAGATCAACCGGATGATTGAACTACTGGACGGCATTTTTGCGGAGGTAGCGGTATGA
- the atpB gene encoding F0F1 ATP synthase subunit A, whose amino-acid sequence MIHPIIFLDFFRKLLAPLHIGEAAADAIAYTWLIIIVAVVVSLLATRAVREVPQGLQNLMEIIIDGIENMIAESMGPKGRAFFPLIATLALFILVSNLIGLIPGFFPPTANINTTAACAVVVFCATHIVGIKEHGTHYVKHFMGPIIWLAPLMFFIEVIGHLSRVLSLSLRLFGNMQGHELVLMIFFTLGVKYFMPLAPLPMMLMGILVSFIQAFVFMLLAMIYIQGSLEEAH is encoded by the coding sequence ATGATACATCCGATTATCTTTCTGGACTTCTTTCGCAAGCTGCTGGCGCCGCTGCATATCGGTGAGGCCGCTGCCGATGCCATCGCCTATACCTGGCTGATCATCATCGTCGCCGTAGTAGTATCGCTGCTTGCCACCCGCGCCGTTCGCGAAGTGCCGCAGGGACTCCAGAACCTGATGGAGATCATCATCGACGGCATCGAGAACATGATCGCCGAGTCCATGGGCCCCAAAGGACGCGCCTTCTTTCCGCTGATCGCGACCCTGGCGCTCTTCATTCTGGTTTCCAACCTGATCGGACTGATCCCCGGCTTCTTCCCCCCCACCGCCAACATCAACACCACCGCCGCCTGCGCCGTGGTGGTCTTCTGTGCAACCCATATTGTCGGGATCAAGGAGCATGGTACGCACTACGTCAAGCACTTCATGGGGCCGATCATCTGGCTGGCGCCGTTGATGTTCTTTATCGAAGTCATCGGTCACCTTTCCCGGGTCCTCTCCCTGAGCCTGCGTCTCTTCGGCAACATGCAGGGTCACGAACTGGTGCTGATGATTTTCTTCACCCTGGGGGTGAAGTACTTCATGCCGCTGGCGCCGCTGCCGATGATGCTGATGGGCATCCTGGTCTCTTTCATCCAGGCGTTCGTCTTCATGCTGCTGGCCATGATCTATATCCAGGGCTCGCTGGAAGAGGCACACTAA
- the argH gene encoding argininosuccinate lyase, translating into MSQNKLWGGRFTQPTDKFVEEFTASIDFDKRLYHQDIRGSAAHARMLGRQGIIPNEDVEKIVHGLKEILEQIEAGQFDFSVSLEDIHMNIEARLSKKIGEAGKRLHTGRSRNDQVALDIRLYLRDEIVEIVAYLDMLIDSLLNQAEANLDVIMPGFTHLQSAQPILFSHHLMAYVEMFKRDKGRMEDGLKRVDVLPLGAGALAGTTFPIDREYVAEMLDFPAVTRNSLDAVSDRDFALEFMAASSILMMHLSRFSEELIIWSTSAFRFIELSDGFCTGSSIMPQKKNPDVPELVRGKTGRVYGNLMALLTVMKALPLAYNKDMQEDKEPLFDTIDTVKGSLKIFADMIREMRVNREKMSQAAGQGFSTATDVADYLVRTGLPFRDAHEAVGKAVAYCVENDMELTELSLAEWQLFSPHFSDDIFDKISVEASVNARNVIGGTARNRVEDEIRRCREGR; encoded by the coding sequence ATGTCACAAAACAAACTCTGGGGCGGCCGCTTTACCCAGCCCACCGACAAATTCGTGGAGGAGTTCACCGCCTCCATCGATTTCGACAAGCGCCTGTACCATCAGGATATCCGCGGTTCCGCCGCCCATGCCCGGATGCTGGGCCGCCAGGGAATTATCCCCAACGAGGACGTTGAAAAAATCGTCCACGGCCTGAAGGAGATTCTGGAGCAGATCGAGGCGGGTCAGTTCGACTTTTCCGTCTCCCTCGAAGACATCCATATGAATATCGAGGCCCGGCTCTCCAAGAAAATCGGGGAGGCAGGCAAGCGTCTGCATACCGGCCGGTCCCGCAACGACCAGGTGGCGCTGGATATCCGTCTCTACCTGCGTGACGAGATCGTGGAGATCGTCGCCTACTTGGATATGCTGATCGACTCCCTGCTCAACCAGGCGGAAGCCAACCTTGACGTGATCATGCCCGGCTTTACCCACCTGCAGTCGGCCCAGCCGATCCTGTTCTCCCACCACCTGATGGCCTACGTGGAGATGTTCAAGCGGGACAAGGGACGGATGGAGGACGGCCTGAAACGGGTGGATGTACTCCCCTTGGGGGCCGGCGCCCTTGCCGGTACCACCTTCCCCATTGATCGCGAATACGTTGCCGAAATGCTGGACTTTCCGGCAGTCACTCGCAACTCCCTGGATGCGGTGTCGGATCGTGACTTCGCCCTGGAGTTCATGGCTGCCTCCTCGATCCTGATGATGCACCTCTCCCGTTTTTCGGAAGAGCTGATCATCTGGTCCACCAGCGCTTTCCGCTTCATCGAGCTCTCCGACGGCTTCTGCACCGGCTCCTCCATCATGCCCCAGAAGAAGAACCCCGATGTGCCGGAACTGGTGCGGGGGAAGACCGGACGGGTCTACGGCAACCTGATGGCTCTTTTGACGGTGATGAAGGCACTGCCCCTGGCCTACAACAAGGATATGCAGGAGGACAAGGAACCGCTGTTCGACACCATCGACACCGTCAAGGGGAGCCTGAAGATCTTTGCCGACATGATCAGGGAGATGCGGGTCAACCGGGAAAAAATGTCCCAGGCAGCCGGCCAGGGCTTTTCTACGGCCACCGACGTGGCCGACTACCTGGTACGCACGGGGCTTCCGTTCCGTGACGCCCATGAAGCGGTCGGCAAGGCCGTTGCCTACTGCGTCGAGAACGACATGGAGCTGACCGAGCTGTCACTGGCTGAATGGCAACTGTTCTCGCCCCACTTCAGCGACGACATTTTCGACAAAATTTCAGTTGAGGCCAGCGTCAATGCCCGGAATGTCATCGGCGGCACGGCCCGCAATCGGGTCGAGGACGAAATCCGGCGCTGCCGTGAAGGGCGCTGA
- the atpE gene encoding ATP synthase F0 subunit C, whose translation MEFFTMCMLAAGFGMAIGAFGTGIGQGLAVSRAVEGVSRNPGASGKIMTIMLIGLAMIESLAIYVLVVCLIILFANPYKDIVVKALETVAK comes from the coding sequence ATGGAATTTTTCACTATGTGTATGCTGGCAGCTGGTTTCGGTATGGCAATCGGTGCTTTCGGTACCGGTATCGGTCAGGGTCTTGCTGTGAGCCGCGCCGTTGAAGGCGTTTCCCGTAACCCCGGCGCTTCCGGCAAAATCATGACCATCATGCTGATCGGTCTGGCCATGATCGAGTCCCTGGCAATCTACGTTCTGGTTGTCTGTCTGATCATCCTGTTTGCTAACCCCTACAAGGATATCGTGGTCAAGGCTCTGGAGACCGTGGCGAAGTAA
- a CDS encoding ATP synthase subunit I: MMSDREERLPRYLLAGSILSLLIIAAVSALLFSASAAASASAGGMIAIINLLWQRRSLGALLQLTPQDRPMLAALVRFIIRISLTAVVLYLVITSSWFSLWGLLAGLSVTVVCLFGLTLYVAISSKETSS; the protein is encoded by the coding sequence ATGATGAGCGATCGTGAGGAACGCCTGCCGCGATATTTGCTCGCTGGCAGTATACTGAGTTTACTGATTATCGCCGCTGTCAGTGCCCTGCTCTTTTCTGCGTCGGCTGCAGCAAGCGCCTCTGCTGGTGGGATGATTGCCATCATCAACCTGCTCTGGCAGCGGAGATCCCTGGGAGCTCTGTTGCAGCTCACGCCTCAGGACCGGCCGATGCTGGCGGCACTGGTACGATTCATCATCAGAATTTCATTGACTGCTGTTGTGCTGTACCTGGTCATTACCTCCTCCTGGTTTTCACTGTGGGGGCTGCTGGCCGGGTTGTCGGTAACCGTTGTTTGTCTGTTCGGACTGACGTTGTACGTAGCAATTTCGTCGAAGGAGACTTCATCATGA